The genome window AGGCGAAGCCCATCACCCGCTCCACGCCGGCCCGGTTGTACCAGCTGCGGTCGAAGAGGACCAGCTCACCGGCGGCAGGCAGGTGCTGCACATAGCGCTGGAAGTACCACTGCGTGCGCTCACGCTCGCTCGGCTTCACCAGCGCGACGGTGCGGGCGTGGCGCGGGTTGAGATGCTCCATGAAGCGCTTGATCGTGCCGCCCTTGCCGGCTGCGTCCCGGCCCTCGAAGAGCAGGACGTGGCGCTCACCGGTCTTCTGTTGGTGGTTCTGGAACTTGATCAGCTCCACCTGCAGCGCGTACTTCTGCAGGTCGTACTCGTCGCGGCCGAGCCGCTCCTCGTACGGATAGTTCTCACGCCAGGTGTCGACCGCACGGCCGGTCGCGTCGATCAGGAACGGGTCGTCGTCGTGGTCCTCGCCGATCGTGTGGCCGTCGATCTGGAGTCGGTCGATGTACTCACGCAGGTCTTCGATCACATCCGCGAGGCTAGGGGCGTTCGGTGAACGCGCGGTGACGACCTAGTCTTGGGAGGTCATGAGCAGCACCGTCTACCTCGATCACGCCGCGACCACGCCGATGGTCCCCGCGGCGCTGGAGGCGATGACGCAGCACCTGCGCGACGTGGGCAACGCCTCCTCGCTGCACGCCTCCGGCCGGCGCGCCCGCCGCGTGGTCGAGGAGTCGCGCGAGACCATCGCCGCCGCGCTCGACTGCCGGCCGGGCGAGGTCGTCTTCACCTCCGGCGGCACCGAGGCCGACAACCTCGCGCTGAAGGGGATCGCCTGGGCCCGTCGCGACGACGATCCCCGCCGGGTGCGCGTGCTCGCGACCGCCGTGGAGCACCACGCCGTGCTGGACCCGCTGCACTGGCTCTCCACCGCCGAAGGCTTCTCGATCGAGCTGGTGCCCGTCGACGCAGCGGGCCGCGTGTCGCTGCCGGCGTTGCGTGGGGCCATCGAGCGTGACCCTGCGTCCGTCGCGCTCGTCAGTGTGATGTGGGCGAACAACGAGGTCGGCACCGT of Nocardioides sp. Kera G14 contains these proteins:
- the ppk2 gene encoding polyphosphate kinase 2 is translated as MIEDLREYIDRLQIDGHTIGEDHDDDPFLIDATGRAVDTWRENYPYEERLGRDEYDLQKYALQVELIKFQNHQQKTGERHVLLFEGRDAAGKGGTIKRFMEHLNPRHARTVALVKPSERERTQWYFQRYVQHLPAAGELVLFDRSWYNRAGVERVMGFASDEEYETFMDQAPKFEKMLVDAGIKVTKLWFSVTQSEQRTRFIIRQIDPVRQWKLSPMDLESLDRWDAYTAAKEEMFRRTDTKAAPWITIKSNDKKRARLNAIRYFLSTVDYDGKDDIVVGSPDPKIVKRGRRAVGD